The following coding sequences are from one Salvia hispanica cultivar TCC Black 2014 chromosome 3, UniMelb_Shisp_WGS_1.0, whole genome shotgun sequence window:
- the LOC125212374 gene encoding thaumatin-like protein 1, which translates to MTHLNMNMAPSFTFLASLILALALLSSSHAATVDVTNRCSYPVWAAAAWPSSPPLGRRLDNGQSWQVNVPPGTVQARVWGRTNCNGGRCETGDCNNGAIECTGYGQAPNTLAEFALNQPNNLDYVDISLVDGFNIPMEFSPVNAGACRNLRCTANINGECPAELRAPGGCNNPCTVYKENQYCCTDGPGTCGPTPFSRFFKERCPDAYSYPQDDPTSLFTCPAGTNYKVIFCP; encoded by the coding sequence ATGACTCATCTCAATATGAACATGGCTCCCAGCTTCACCTTCCTAGCTTCCCTGATCCTGGCCCTGGCCCTCCTCTCCTCCTCCCACGCCGCCACCGTGGACGTCACCAACCGCTGCAGCTACCCCGTgtgggcggcggcggcgtggCCTTCCTCGCCGCCGCTGGGCCGGCGCCTGGACAACGGGCAGTCGTGGCAGGTGAACGTCCCGCCCGGCACCGTGCAGGCCCGCGTGTGGGGGCGCACCAACTGCAACGGGGGGCGGTGCGAGACCGGGGACTGCAACAACGGCGCCATCGAGTGCACCGGGTACGGGCAGGCCCCCAACACGCTGGCCGAGTTCGCACTCAACCAGCCCAACAACCTCGACTACGTCGACATCTCGCTAGTCGACGGCTTCAACATCCCCATGGAGTTCAGCCCCGTCAACGCCGGCGCGTGCAGGAACCTGCGCTGCACGGCCAACATCAACGGGGAGTGCCCGGCCGAGCTCAGGGCCCCGGGCGGGTGCAACAACCCGTGCACCGTGTATAAGGAGAACCAGTACTGCTGTACGGATGGACCGGGGACATGCGGGCCCACGCCGTTTTCCAGGTTTTTTAAGGAGAGGTGCCCGGATGCGTATAGCTACCCGCAGGATGATCCCACTAGCCTCTTCACCTGCCCGGCTGGCACTAATTATAAGGTTATCTTCTGCCcctga